The following are encoded in a window of Geotrypetes seraphini chromosome 5, aGeoSer1.1, whole genome shotgun sequence genomic DNA:
- the NEUROD1 gene encoding neurogenic differentiation factor 1 produces MTKSYRENGLPVSETRGPRAWVEECLNSQDKKDEELESIFKEDEEEEEEEEEEVSLISLNPEEDDDDEEDDEEDEEEDNDDQKPKRRGPKKKKMTKARLERFKVRRMKANARERNRMHGLNAALDNLRKVVPCYSKTQKLSKIETLRLAKNYIWALSEILRSGKSPDLVSFVQTLCKGLSQPTTNLVAGCLQLNPRTFLPEQNQDMPPHMQPASASFPLHPYSYQSPGLPSPPYGTMDSSHIFHIKPLSYGGALESFFESTLTDCTSPSFDGPLSPPLSVNGNFTFKQEHPSEFEKNYAFTMHYTTASLAGAQGHGSMFSSTASRCEIPIDSIVSYDSHSHHERVMSAQLNAIFHD; encoded by the coding sequence ATGACCAAATCCTACAGAGAAAATGGACTACCAGTGTCTGAGACGCGGGGCCCTCGGGCATGGGTAGAGGAGTGTCTGAACTCTCAGGACAAGAAGGACGAGGAGCTGGAGTCCATCTTCAAGgaagatgaggaggaggaggaggaggaggaggaggaagtctCCCTCATCTCCCTGAATCCAGAGGAGGATGATGATGATGAGGAAGATGACGAAGAGGATGAAGAAGAAGACAATGACGATCAGAAGCCGAAGAGGCGTGGCcccaaaaagaagaaaatgaccaAAGCGCGACTGGAGCGCTTCAAGGTGCGTCGCATGAAGGCCAACGCTCGGGAAAGGAACCGCATGCACGGCTTGAATGCTGCACTTGACAACCTACGCAAGGTTGTACCCTGCTACTCCAAAACACAGAAGTTGTCTAAGATAGAAACCCTGCGCCTTGCCAAAAACTACATCTGGGCTCTTTCTGAAATTTTAAGATCTGGGAAGAGCCCAGATTTGGTGTCTTTTGTACAGACCCTCTGCAAAGGCTTGTCACAACCTACCACCAACCTAGTTGCTGGGTGTCTCCAGCTGAATCCTAGGACTTTCCTTCCAGAGCAGAATCAGGATATGCCACCTCATATGCAACCGGCAAGTGCTTCCTTTCCATTGCATCCTTACTCTTATCAGTCTCCTGGTCTTCCTAGTCCACCATATGGTACTATGGACAGCTCCCATATATTCCACATTAAACCACTTTCCTATGGTGGAGCCTTGGAGTCATTTTTCGAAAGCACTCTCACGGACTGTACCAGTCCATCATTTGATGGACCCCTTAGCCCACCCCTTAGCGTCAATGGGAACTTTACCTTCAAACAGGAACATCCATCTGAGTTCGAAAAGAATTATGCCTTTACCATGCACTACACAACTGCAAGTCTAGCAGGAGCTCAAGGCCATGGGTCAATGTTCTCTAGCACAGCCTCACGCTGTGAAATTCCCATAGACAGCATTGTGTCATACGATAGCCATTCACATCACGAACGTGTCATGAGTGCCCAACTGAATGCCATCTTTCATGATTAA